The following nucleotide sequence is from Catonella massiliensis.
TTATTTGTTCCTTTTGTGTATAAAATAAGAGTAAAATACGTAGGTAAGCAGCTTGAGGCAGATGGAGAGGTTAGTTTCTTATTTAGATTGTTAAGGGCAAGAGCCATTTATAAAGAGGAGCTTAGCTATGAAGCGAAGGCTGCCTTTTTTACACTGATATCAAGTAAAAAAGCTGATGAAGACAAAGAGGATGGCAAAGAGAGGCGTAAAGAAAACAAAGCCGCAGATGTCAAGGCAGAGGATACAAGCCTAAAAACAACAGAAGCTAGAACATCTACCGGGATAACAGAGCGGAAAGCAGCTAAGGTAGAGGCAGATAGTAAACAGGTAAACAATCAACCGGAATCTATTAAGCAGGAAGATAGTAATATAGTAGATGGCACACAGATAGACCGTAAACAAGAGGTGTGCGGGCAAGTAAACGAAGAAAATAAGGTGGGCAAAAAGGCAAAAAGAAAGAAAGAAAAAAAGCAAAAAAGCAAAAAAACCAAGAAAAAATATAATATCTTTGCTAAAATAGAGGAAATAAAAGAAAAGATTGATGCTAAGTGGACTGCATTTAAGGAAGACTTTCTTAGCCTTAACAATAAAAAGGAAGCAGTGCTTAAGTTTATAAATGCAGAGGGCACGGCAGATGGAATCTTTTATCTTCTAACTCAGTCTAAAATACTTGTTAAAATGATATTGCCGAAAAAGATAAAGGGCTGGCTTAGATTTGGCACAGGAGATGTATACACCGAAGGGCAGTATCTTACTTACCTTTGCTTTGTATATCCTCTGTATGCGGGAAAGTTTGACATTTTACCTGAATGGGACGAAGAAGTGATAGAAGTGGATGCTTCATTTTCAGGGAAAATAAGGATGTTTGCTATGCTTTTGATAGGATTAAAGCTTTTATTTAGTAAGAAGGTTAAGGCATTATTAAGGAATTTCAACAGATGTAAAAAGAGTTTTGCTAAGGCTTAAAGGAGGAAGTGATGGCCAGTAATAATTTTGATGAAACAATGGCTGCATTGTTTAAGGGAATGGATGGTTTTATAACCAGCAAGACAGTGGTAGGAGATGCAATTAAATTTGAAGACGGAACGACCATTCTTCCGCTTGTGGATGTGTCTTTTGGTGCAGGAGCGGGAGCCTTTGCCAGTGAGTCGAAGAAAAAGGACAACGGGGTAGGCGCTATGTCCGGCAAGATTACACCTAGCTCAGTCCTTGTTATCAAAAATGGCAATGTAAGGCTTGTTAATATCAAGAACCAGGATACAATAACCAGGCTTTTAGATATGATACCAGACCTTTCAGAGAAGTTTTCAAAAATGATGAATAAGAATAAAGAGGACAAAACTTCTGAAGGCAGTGCAGAAGACAAGATGCCCGAGACTGAAGAAGATATAGCTAAGAAGTTGAACAAATAAACAACTAAGACTTCCCATACCTAAAATGGGATCCGTACCTTGAAAATTCAATACTTCAGCTACTAAAATAACGATTTATGCCACTACAGCCTCCGGATGGAGCGCACTACGCAGATATTCAGGTAGTCTTGCTTCAAAATCAGCAGTAAAAGCAGTCAACTGCTCATCACTGAGCTTTAAGATTACCTGAAGGCTTGCCATCAAGGCATCCATCAGGATGCCAAGTGATCTGCTGAAAGTAATGTCTGCCATTTCATCGACAAGGAAGAAGAACAACTCACCAAGGGTTCTCTGATCTTCATTTTGACGTTGCTCCATTGCAATTAACATATATCTGGTAAGCACAATTGCTACGTGGGCTGTTAGTGCATCATAAGATAAGCTATGGCATTCTCCAATAAGATTCAGCATAGATTTGCAGGTTTTGAAAAAAACCTCAATTTGCCAGCGTTTTCCATAAATACGGATAATCTCTTCTTCGGAAAGGGTAGTATCTGTGCAGATAAAAGCAAGCCAGTCCTTGCGATTAGCTTTGTTCCTTACACAAACAATCTTTGCCGGAATTGGATTCTCCTTTCCTACCATAACACAGACAGAAAGCAGATACTTTGATTTGCCACGGCGCTTTTTGTTCCGGGAATAGATCTCTTTGATATTCAGTTGCTCACCACAGTGTGAATACTTGATTCGACTGCTTTTCTTAATCATAGCAATTACGTCCATACCTTTTGAATGGATAGCTGTGATTTGAGCGGGGTTTGAAAACCAGGAATCAAAAAGGACATAATCAGCTTTCAGCCCTGCACTGAGAGCAGTATCCAACAGTGTCATCATTGCTTCAGGAGCTTTTGTCTGAGCAAGTTTACGCCTTTTACCTGCAAGGGTTCTGTTATCAAAGTGTTTTACAGGACCGATGATATTTGTATCTTTTGCAGATGCTAACAAGCAGCTGTTCACCGGGATAAGTGTATTTCCATCGCTCCAGCTTAAGGTAAGCATACGAAATCCTTTTTTGAAATGCATATCCGTGTGATCGAAAACCTTTGACCCCAGCTCAGTTTTCTTGCAGCTGGTGCGATTGAAAAGACTGTCATCAATGATGAAAACATTTTTCCTTTTATCATCTGTTAGGTTTTTGAGATCATTATTTACGATGTCAGCAGCAAGAAGAGAAGTAAAACGAAGCCAGTTTGTTTTTACCGAATTAAGGAAACGATAAAAAGTGTTCTTTGAAAAATCTTCCTTAAAAGAACCGGTACGTTGTTGCATATACATACTTCTTCCAACGAAAATGTTGCTGAGTTTGTAACGAAGCAAAGAAACAGGTGAAACACCTTTTTCTTTCATCCCATTACATCTGGCAATAAGCCTGCCAACATGATGTCTGGAAAAAAATCTTCGAACACAGTCAATTAAGTTATTCTCATCGAAATGATTTTGTGTTATACTGGACATGGCATAAATCTCCTTTGTACAATGGTTTCTTGTCAATTCCATTATACCAAACTGGGTAGGTTTATGCCATTCTTTATTGGCTGAAATATTGAATTTTCAAGGTTCAACACACCGTATTGGTGTGGGAAGTCTTAGTAAACAATAATAACAGAGGTGAAAGAGGTTAATATGGTTGGTAATCTTACTTTACTTACAGATTTTTATGAACTTACTATGATGCAGGGATATTTTAAGAATAAGAAAGACCCTGTGGTGGTTTTTGATATGTTTTACAGGCAAAATCCTTCGGACAATGGCTTTGCTATAGCAGCAGGTCTTGAACAGGTTATAGATGTTATCAAAAACCTTAATTTCAACTATGAAGATGTGGAATATCTCCGTTCGCTTGGAATGTTTGACGAGGATTTTCTTGATTATCTTTCAGGCTTTCATTTTACGGGAGACATATATGCAGTACCTGAAGGAACTGTAGTATTCCCTATGGAGCCACTTGTTAAGGTGGTTGCACCTATCATGCAGGCTCAGCTTGTAGAGACAGTCATACTTAACCTTATCAACCATCAGAGTCTTATAGCTACCAAGGCAGCAAGAGTATGCTACGCTGCCGAGGGGGACTTTGTTATGGAGTTTGGCTTAAGACGTGCTCAGGGGCCTGATGCGGGTACACTTGGAGCAAGGGCTGCTGTTATAGGAGGCTGTGCAGGCACAAGTAATGTAATCTGCGCCAAGAAGTTTGGAGTTCCTGTCCTTGGAACCCATGCGCACAGCTGGATAATGAGCTTCCCTGACGAATACACTGCATTCAAGGAATATGCCATGCTTTATCCGGGCAATGCAATCCTTTTAGCGGATACCTATGATACTCTTCGCTCGGGAGTGCCTAATGCAATTAAGGTATTTACCGAAATGAAGGAAGCAGGAATAAAGTTTGGAAAATACGGTATCAGGCTTGACAGTGGAGACCTTGCCTATATATCAAAGAAGGCAAGAAAGATGCTTGATGAGGCAGGATTTAATGATGCAAGCATAGTTGCATCCTCTGATCTTGATGAGAACCTTATATCTTCACTTAAGCTGCAAAAGGCAAGCATAGACTCTTGGGGAGTTGGAACCAAGCTGATAACAAGTGCGGATTGTCCTGCCTTTGGTGGAGTGTATAAGCTTGCGGCTATGCAGAAGGAAGATGGTACCTTTGAGCCTAAGATTAAGCTTTCAGAGAATACCTGGAAGATAACCAATCCCGGTGACAAGACCATATTTAGAATATATGACCTTGAAGGCAAGATTAAGGGAGATCTTATAGCATTTTCAGATGAGTACATATCAGAAGATGAAGAATATATGATGTTTGACCCTATAGAAACCTGGAAAAAGACCCGTTTGATGCCGGGTGAATTCAAGGTAAGAGAGCTTCTTAAGCCGGTGTTTATCAAGGGACAGTGCGTATATACCTCTCCTAGCGTAATGGAGATTAGAGAATATTGTGAGAAGGAATTAAACACACTTTGGGATGAAACCAGACGTCTTGTCAATCCACACGAGGTACACGTAGATTTGACACAGAGACTATGGGATGCAAAGAAAAAGCTTTTAGATGATTACAACAATGCTCTTCAGACCAATAAGCATGCAACGGAGCTTAAATAGGAGACAGGATGAGGACGATAATAGTAGTTTTGTACTTAGTTATATTTGGGGTGTTTAGCTTATTTGCCCTGCCGTTTCTTTGGCTTGTAGGCAAATTCAATGAGAAATTAAAGCAAAAGATAAGCCAAAGCATAGTAAAATCGGCCTTTGGAAAGATACTCTTCATCTCGGGAATTAAGAAGAATGTCATAGGACTTGAGAGGATACCCAAAGATGAGTCGGTTCTCTTTATCTTTAACCACAGAGGTTTCTTTGATATAATCCTCGCCTACTATACAGTGCCTGTGCTGGCAAGCTTTGTTTCAAAGAAGGAAATTGCCAAGGTTCCGGGTCTTAGGGTATGGATGAGAAATATCAAATGTGTGTTCCTGGACAGAGAGAATCCGAGAGAGGGTATAAAGGCAATACTTAAAGGTATTGAGAATATCCAAAGGGGTACCTCGATGTTCATCTCTCCTGAGGGAACAAGAAACAGCGCAGAGGGCCTTCTTCCGTTTAAGCCGGGCAGCCTTAAGATGGCTGAAAAGGCGGGATGCCCTATAGTTCCTGTTGCCATAACCAATTCTGACAAGGTATTTGAGAACCATCTGCCTTGGATAAAGAGTAACCGGATGACTATAGAATACGGAGAACCAATTTATATTCACGAGCTATCTAAGGAATCAAGAGCGGAACTTCTTGAGTTATCAAGAGAAGAGGTTCTTAAGCTCTATGAGAAAAACACACAACTGGCACTATAAAAAAGTTAAAAACTGGATATTTATTACATGCCAAAAATCCTTTATCATATAACCACTAAAGAGACTTACGCTTTAGGGAAGAAAGGAGTTTTGATATGAATAATGTAAGCAAAGAAATGGTTAAAACAGGTACGGATAACAGGGTAAAGAAGCTTGCCTTGGCTGCACTTTTTGCGGCCTTATCCTATATAGGTTTTCAGGTATTTAGATTTGATATACCTGTAGGTACAGAGAAGACTGCATTTCACCTTGGTAATACCTTTGTGGCACTTGGCGCACTTTTCATAGGAGGAGCCATGGGAGGCTCAGCAGGAGCTGTAGGACTTACCATAGCGGACCTTACGAGTGGTTACGCTACAAGCGCACCAAAGACCTTTATACTTAAGCTTCTCATCGGTCTTATTGTAGGGCTGGTGGCACATAAGGGATTTAAGATTAATGAAATAGTCGAGAAGAAGAAGCTCGTACTTGCTACAGTTTGTTCAGCATCCTGCGGTTTGCTTTTCAACATAATAGCAGATCCTCTTGTAGGATATTTCTACAAACAGTATGTACTTGGGCTTCCACAGGAAATATCCGAAGCATTTGCCAAGATTTCAGCTCTTACAACCTCTGTAAATGCTGTAGCTTCGGTTGTA
It contains:
- a CDS encoding GerW family sporulation protein, with the translated sequence MASNNFDETMAALFKGMDGFITSKTVVGDAIKFEDGTTILPLVDVSFGAGAGAFASESKKKDNGVGAMSGKITPSSVLVIKNGNVRLVNIKNQDTITRLLDMIPDLSEKFSKMMNKNKEDKTSEGSAEDKMPETEEDIAKKLNK
- a CDS encoding IS4 family transposase, whose translation is MSSITQNHFDENNLIDCVRRFFSRHHVGRLIARCNGMKEKGVSPVSLLRYKLSNIFVGRSMYMQQRTGSFKEDFSKNTFYRFLNSVKTNWLRFTSLLAADIVNNDLKNLTDDKRKNVFIIDDSLFNRTSCKKTELGSKVFDHTDMHFKKGFRMLTLSWSDGNTLIPVNSCLLASAKDTNIIGPVKHFDNRTLAGKRRKLAQTKAPEAMMTLLDTALSAGLKADYVLFDSWFSNPAQITAIHSKGMDVIAMIKKSSRIKYSHCGEQLNIKEIYSRNKKRRGKSKYLLSVCVMVGKENPIPAKIVCVRNKANRKDWLAFICTDTTLSEEEIIRIYGKRWQIEVFFKTCKSMLNLIGECHSLSYDALTAHVAIVLTRYMLIAMEQRQNEDQRTLGELFFFLVDEMADITFSRSLGILMDALMASLQVILKLSDEQLTAFTADFEARLPEYLRSALHPEAVVA
- a CDS encoding nicotinate phosphoribosyltransferase produces the protein MVGNLTLLTDFYELTMMQGYFKNKKDPVVVFDMFYRQNPSDNGFAIAAGLEQVIDVIKNLNFNYEDVEYLRSLGMFDEDFLDYLSGFHFTGDIYAVPEGTVVFPMEPLVKVVAPIMQAQLVETVILNLINHQSLIATKAARVCYAAEGDFVMEFGLRRAQGPDAGTLGARAAVIGGCAGTSNVICAKKFGVPVLGTHAHSWIMSFPDEYTAFKEYAMLYPGNAILLADTYDTLRSGVPNAIKVFTEMKEAGIKFGKYGIRLDSGDLAYISKKARKMLDEAGFNDASIVASSDLDENLISSLKLQKASIDSWGVGTKLITSADCPAFGGVYKLAAMQKEDGTFEPKIKLSENTWKITNPGDKTIFRIYDLEGKIKGDLIAFSDEYISEDEEYMMFDPIETWKKTRLMPGEFKVRELLKPVFIKGQCVYTSPSVMEIREYCEKELNTLWDETRRLVNPHEVHVDLTQRLWDAKKKLLDDYNNALQTNKHATELK
- a CDS encoding lysophospholipid acyltransferase family protein, with the translated sequence MRTIIVVLYLVIFGVFSLFALPFLWLVGKFNEKLKQKISQSIVKSAFGKILFISGIKKNVIGLERIPKDESVLFIFNHRGFFDIILAYYTVPVLASFVSKKEIAKVPGLRVWMRNIKCVFLDRENPREGIKAILKGIENIQRGTSMFISPEGTRNSAEGLLPFKPGSLKMAEKAGCPIVPVAITNSDKVFENHLPWIKSNRMTIEYGEPIYIHELSKESRAELLELSREEVLKLYEKNTQLAL
- a CDS encoding ECF transporter S component, whose protein sequence is MNNVSKEMVKTGTDNRVKKLALAALFAALSYIGFQVFRFDIPVGTEKTAFHLGNTFVALGALFIGGAMGGSAGAVGLTIADLTSGYATSAPKTFILKLLIGLIVGLVAHKGFKINEIVEKKKLVLATVCSASCGLLFNIIADPLVGYFYKQYVLGLPQEISEAFAKISALTTSVNAVASVVFATVLYLALRPVLKKEGFLH